From the genome of Orcinus orca chromosome 5, mOrcOrc1.1, whole genome shotgun sequence, one region includes:
- the LOC101274970 gene encoding keratin-associated protein 13-2-like, with amino-acid sequence MSYNCCSGNFSHSLGDHLSYPGSSCGSSYPSNLVYSTDCCSPSTCQPSCVVFSPRLMSCYSLRTSMLCRHFQITYYGSLDCGSIRGCSLGYGSRSSYSLDYGSRSSSSLGCGSSVFRPLCYGVHGFPSLIYGSRFYYPTYLASRSFQSSGYRATYRSAFCRSTF; translated from the coding sequence ATGTCCTACAACTGCTGCTCTGGAAACTTCTCCCACTCCCTTGGGGACCACCTGAGCTACCCAGGCTCCTCCTGTGGCTCTTCCTACCCCAGCAACCTTGTGTACAGCACTGACTGCTGCTCCCCCAGCACCTGCCAGCCCTCCTGTGTGGTGTTCAGTCCCCGCCTGATGTCCTGCTACAGCCTGAGGACCTCCATGCTCTGCAGACACTTCCAGATAACTTATTATGGGTCTCTGGACTGTGGGTCCATCAGAGGCTGCTCCCTGGGTTATGGATCTAGAAGCTCCTACTCCCTGGATTATGGATCCAGAAGTTCCTCCTCACTGGGCTGTGGATCCAGTGTATTCAGACCCCTGTGTTATGGAGTTCATGGTTTCCCTTCCCTGATCTATGGATCCAGATTTTACTACCCAACATACTTGGCTTCTAGGAGCTTTCAATCTTCTGGTTATAGGGCAACCTATAGATCAGCCTTCTGTAGGTCAACTTTCTGA